One part of the Coffea eugenioides isolate CCC68of chromosome 10, Ceug_1.0, whole genome shotgun sequence genome encodes these proteins:
- the LOC113750279 gene encoding uncharacterized protein LOC113750279 — protein sequence MTPFQALYGYKPSQLTLSPTQTLVAAVEDWSSERVNWNALLRENLLQAQNRMKQLTDKGRTDRTFEEGDWVYLKLQPYRQSSVALRRNLKLSARYYGPYQVEQKVGSVAYRLKLPDGCSVHPVFHVSLLKKSVNGSQIHPTPPEATAEGEFKVAPKAILDRRDIYRRGQEVEQVLIEWENLNKDDSTWEDWSFIRVQFPELNPRD from the coding sequence ATGACTCCCTTTCAGGCCCTCTATGGATACAAACCTTCACAACTCACGTTATCCCCTACACAGACACTAGTTGCTGCAGTGGAGGATTGGTCCAGCGAAAGAGTGAACTGGAATGCGTTACTCAGGGAGAACTTGTTGCAAGCACAGAATAGAATGAAGCAACTGACAGATAAGGGCAGGACAGATAGGACATTTGAGGAGGGAGATTGGGTGTACCTGAAGCTACAACCGTATAGACAATCCTCTGTGGCTTTGAGAAGGAACCTAAAATTATCTGCCAGGTATTACGGACCCTATCAGGTTGAACAGAAGGTGGGATCCGTGGCCTATAGACTGAAGTTGCCAGATGGATGCTCAGTGCACCCTGTGTTCCATGTTTCTCTTCTCAAGAAATCTGTCAATGGGAGCCAAATACATCCTACACCTCCGGAGGCAACTGCGGAAGGAGAGTTCAAGGTAGCTCCTAAGGCCATTCTGGACAGGAGAGACATTTACAGGAGGGGTCAAGAGGTTGAGCAAGTGTTGATTGAATGGGAGAATTTGAATAAGGATGACTCCACTTGGGAAGATTGGTCCTTTATTCGAGTgcaatttccagaattgaatCCTAGGGACTAG